A DNA window from Agarivorans sp. TSD2052 contains the following coding sequences:
- the cheY gene encoding chemotaxis response regulator CheY, producing the protein MDKNMKILVVDDFSTMRRIIKNLLRDLGFNNTHEADDGNTALPMLKGGDFEFVVTDWNMPGMEGIDLLKNIRADESLAHLPVLMVTAEAKREQIIEAAQAGVNGYIVKPFTAATLKEKLDKIFERLQ; encoded by the coding sequence TTGGATAAAAATATGAAAATTCTGGTTGTTGACGATTTTTCAACAATGAGAAGGATTATTAAAAACCTATTGAGAGACCTTGGCTTTAATAACACACATGAAGCTGATGATGGCAATACGGCATTACCGATGCTTAAAGGTGGCGATTTCGAATTTGTAGTAACAGATTGGAACATGCCTGGCATGGAAGGCATCGATTTATTGAAAAATATTCGTGCCGATGAAAGCCTTGCTCATTTGCCGGTACTAATGGTAACGGCAGAAGCTAAGCGCGAACAAATTATCGAAGCTGCACAAGCTGGTGTAAATGGCTACATTGTGAAACCGTTCACTGCTGCTACATTAAAAGAGAAGCTAGATAAGATTTTCGAACGATTACAATAA
- a CDS encoding protein phosphatase CheZ has translation MSTDNPIISLADAKQLVSLLEQGNVAEANQLVSELCAPKANLLFDKVGQLTRQLHDSLNDFKLDIRINELANQEIPDAKERLNYVIEMTDQAANKTMDAVESGLPIADKLTSDINDIMPIWQSLMERRIELGQFKALCHQIDIFLNSSSTNADKLRSMLTEILMAQDFQDLTGQMIRKVITLVQEVEESLVEMLTLFGAEKSELAKAEPVTKSAIEAEGPIINKEQRDDVVNDQDDVDDLLSSLGF, from the coding sequence GTGAGCACCGATAATCCGATTATTTCGTTAGCTGATGCCAAACAATTGGTGTCGTTGCTTGAACAAGGCAATGTAGCAGAGGCCAATCAACTCGTTAGTGAGTTGTGCGCACCTAAAGCTAATCTGCTATTTGATAAAGTTGGGCAGCTCACTCGTCAACTCCACGATTCTTTAAATGATTTTAAGCTCGATATACGTATCAACGAGCTGGCGAATCAAGAAATTCCAGACGCTAAAGAGCGTTTAAATTACGTCATTGAAATGACCGACCAAGCAGCCAACAAAACCATGGACGCGGTAGAGTCTGGCTTACCCATTGCTGATAAATTAACCAGTGACATCAACGATATAATGCCGATTTGGCAGAGTTTGATGGAACGGCGAATTGAATTGGGCCAATTTAAGGCGCTGTGTCACCAAATCGATATTTTCCTTAATAGTTCTTCAACAAATGCAGATAAACTACGTAGCATGTTGACAGAGATATTGATGGCACAAGACTTTCAAGACCTCACCGGGCAAATGATCCGTAAAGTCATCACCTTAGTGCAAGAGGTAGAAGAAAGTTTGGTAGAAATGCTGACTTTATTCGGTGCTGAGAAAAGCGAATTAGCTAAAGCTGAGCCGGTCACCAAATCAGCGATAGAAGCTGAAGGTCCAATAATAAATAAAGAGCAAAGGGATGACGTAGTCAACGATCAAGATGATGTTGATGACCTGTTATCTAGTTTAGGATTTTAA
- a CDS encoding chemotaxis protein CheA gives MSFDVDEDILQDFLVEAAEILEQLSEQLVDLEKRPDDSDLLNAIFRGFHTVKGGAGFLSLTELVDVCHGAENVFDTLRNGGRGVSSELMDVILEALDAVNDMFGQVQAREPLTPASPEIIERLHQLSKPESADEVVAPEPEVVVEQPVEPVAPAADVAAGGASIDEISDDEFERLLDELHGGAAPNAPATPPAPASPPSAASAGDISDDEFEKLLDELHGSNAPTAKTPAAKAPPAAASSASDGEIGDDEFEKLLDQLHGAGKAPEPKAPAPVAKAATPAPKAPPKPAAKPAAAAKPAAAAKPAAAAKEPAKAAKQAPQGETTVRVDTRTLDEIMNMVGELVLVRNRLVSLGLVSNDEDMSKATANLDVVTADLQGAVMKTRMQPIKKVFGRFPRVVRDLARSLKKDINLELVGEETDLDKNLVEALADPLVHLVRNSVDHGIEMPDIRVAAGKPRTGVIRLSASQEGDHILLKIEDDGAGMNADKLKGIAIERGVLDADAAARMPDKDAYSLIFAPGFSTKTEISDISGRGVGMDVVKTSITQLNGSVDIDSKLGEGTILQIKVPLTLAILPTLMVDVGKQTFALPLTSVNEIFHLDLTKTNVVDGQETVIVRDKAIPLFYLQDWLIKNMQPGQRSSQGHVVIVQIGPQQVGFVVDNLIGQEEVVIKALDQLLQGTPGMAGATITSDGRIALILDIPSLLKRYARKM, from the coding sequence ATGTCGTTTGATGTAGATGAAGACATCTTACAAGACTTTCTCGTAGAGGCGGCAGAGATTCTTGAACAGCTCTCTGAGCAGTTGGTTGATTTAGAAAAACGTCCTGATGATAGTGACCTATTGAATGCCATTTTCAGAGGTTTCCACACCGTAAAAGGCGGTGCGGGATTTTTGTCATTAACTGAACTGGTTGACGTATGTCACGGTGCTGAAAACGTTTTTGACACTCTCCGTAATGGCGGGCGAGGCGTATCTTCAGAGTTAATGGATGTAATCCTTGAAGCTCTCGACGCGGTCAACGATATGTTTGGTCAAGTGCAAGCTCGCGAGCCCTTAACCCCTGCTTCTCCTGAAATTATCGAGCGTTTACATCAACTCTCTAAACCAGAGTCCGCCGATGAGGTGGTTGCACCAGAACCAGAAGTGGTGGTAGAGCAGCCTGTTGAACCGGTTGCGCCTGCTGCTGATGTCGCCGCTGGTGGTGCCAGCATTGATGAAATCAGTGACGACGAATTTGAACGTTTGCTCGATGAACTACATGGTGGTGCTGCGCCCAATGCGCCCGCTACTCCGCCAGCCCCTGCTAGCCCTCCGAGTGCTGCCAGTGCAGGCGATATTTCAGATGACGAATTCGAGAAACTACTTGATGAGCTGCATGGCTCTAATGCGCCCACCGCAAAAACTCCCGCTGCTAAAGCGCCACCCGCTGCTGCTAGCTCGGCTAGTGATGGTGAAATAGGCGATGACGAATTTGAAAAACTGTTAGACCAATTACATGGTGCAGGAAAAGCGCCTGAGCCAAAAGCACCGGCTCCCGTCGCCAAAGCTGCGACACCGGCACCAAAAGCGCCGCCAAAACCGGCTGCTAAGCCCGCCGCTGCGGCTAAGCCCGCCGCTGCGGCTAAGCCTGCTGCGGCGGCTAAAGAGCCAGCGAAGGCCGCTAAACAAGCACCGCAAGGCGAAACCACGGTTCGTGTTGATACTCGTACTTTAGACGAAATAATGAACATGGTCGGTGAGCTAGTATTAGTGAGAAACCGCCTCGTCAGTTTAGGTTTAGTGAGTAACGACGAAGATATGTCTAAGGCCACCGCTAATTTAGACGTGGTGACCGCAGATTTGCAAGGCGCGGTGATGAAAACGCGTATGCAGCCGATCAAGAAAGTATTTGGTCGTTTTCCTCGGGTGGTACGTGATTTAGCGCGAAGCCTGAAGAAAGATATTAATTTGGAATTAGTGGGTGAAGAGACCGACCTCGATAAAAACTTGGTAGAAGCTCTCGCTGATCCTTTGGTCCACTTAGTCAGAAACTCAGTGGATCACGGTATCGAGATGCCTGATATTCGTGTCGCTGCAGGTAAACCTCGTACCGGTGTTATTCGTTTGTCTGCTTCTCAAGAAGGAGACCACATCTTATTGAAAATTGAAGATGATGGTGCCGGCATGAACGCTGACAAATTGAAAGGCATTGCCATTGAGCGCGGAGTGTTAGACGCTGATGCTGCGGCTCGCATGCCAGATAAAGACGCCTACAGTTTGATTTTTGCCCCTGGTTTTTCTACCAAAACTGAAATTTCAGACATTTCTGGGCGTGGTGTGGGTATGGACGTGGTGAAAACCAGCATCACCCAACTTAATGGATCGGTTGATATCGACTCTAAGTTAGGCGAAGGCACCATTCTGCAAATCAAAGTTCCGTTAACGCTGGCTATTTTACCTACCTTGATGGTAGATGTTGGCAAGCAAACATTTGCCTTACCGCTAACCAGTGTTAATGAAATCTTCCACCTTGATTTAACTAAAACCAACGTTGTCGACGGCCAAGAAACCGTTATTGTTCGAGATAAAGCGATTCCGCTATTTTATTTGCAGGATTGGTTAATTAAGAATATGCAGCCCGGTCAACGAAGTTCGCAAGGCCATGTTGTGATCGTGCAAATTGGTCCTCAGCAAGTGGGTTTTGTGGTTGATAACCTGATTGGCCAAGAAGAAGTCGTGATTAAAGCGCTTGACCAGTTACTGCAAGGTACTCCTGGTATGGCAGGAGCGACTATCACCAGTGATGGCCGTATCGCTCTAATACTCGATATCCCTAGTCTGTTAAAACGCTACGCTCGTAAAATGTAA
- a CDS encoding protein-glutamate methylesterase/protein-glutamine glutaminase gives MAIKVLVVDDSSFFRRRVSEIINADPALEVIETAKNGKEAIEMVARLKPDVITMDIEMPVMDGITAVKEIMAKYPTPVLMFSSLTHDGAKATLEALDAGALDFIPKKFEDIARDREEAVSLLQQRVKAIARRRVMARRAPISPASSTPSARRVSPSTGHSPVNKTTAATSTIERPSPATRFKPSGKRYKLVAIGTSTGGPVALQMILTQIPAGFSKPILLVQHMPATFTAAFAQRLNSLSKINVKQAEDGDDLRPGWAYLAPGGKQMLIESRGAHGRIRIIEGNDKVNYKPCVDITFASLAKSHQGNVLAMILTGMGADGRDGCRLLKAQGSTIWAQDEASCVVYGMPQAVASAGLASNQLPLERFSDAIVAEIGNG, from the coding sequence ATGGCTATAAAAGTTTTAGTAGTTGACGATTCAAGCTTTTTTCGACGTAGGGTAAGCGAAATAATTAACGCAGATCCTGCGTTAGAAGTGATTGAAACCGCCAAAAATGGTAAAGAAGCCATTGAAATGGTCGCTAGGCTTAAGCCCGATGTGATTACCATGGATATTGAAATGCCAGTGATGGACGGGATCACCGCTGTTAAAGAGATAATGGCTAAGTATCCTACACCGGTATTGATGTTTTCTTCTCTTACTCATGACGGCGCAAAAGCCACCTTAGAGGCCTTAGACGCAGGTGCCTTAGACTTTATTCCCAAAAAGTTTGAGGATATTGCCAGAGACCGCGAAGAAGCAGTTAGCTTACTGCAACAACGGGTAAAAGCAATCGCTCGGCGCCGTGTTATGGCGCGCCGTGCGCCAATTAGCCCGGCAAGCTCAACACCTTCAGCAAGGCGCGTTAGTCCATCAACGGGTCATTCTCCAGTAAATAAAACCACTGCAGCTACCTCAACCATTGAGAGGCCAAGCCCTGCTACTCGCTTTAAGCCTTCTGGTAAGCGCTATAAATTGGTTGCCATTGGCACATCCACTGGCGGCCCCGTAGCTTTGCAAATGATATTAACTCAAATCCCCGCGGGTTTTTCTAAGCCTATTCTGTTGGTTCAACATATGCCCGCGACCTTTACCGCTGCATTTGCCCAACGTTTAAACAGCTTATCTAAAATAAATGTCAAGCAAGCAGAAGACGGTGATGACTTAAGACCCGGCTGGGCCTACCTTGCACCTGGCGGCAAACAAATGCTGATTGAGTCGAGAGGTGCCCACGGTCGAATCCGTATCATTGAGGGCAATGACAAAGTAAATTACAAACCTTGTGTCGATATTACTTTTGCTTCTTTAGCAAAAAGTCATCAAGGCAACGTATTAGCCATGATTCTCACCGGGATGGGGGCAGACGGCAGAGACGGCTGTCGCCTGTTAAAAGCACAAGGCTCAACAATCTGGGCTCAAGATGAGGCTAGTTGTGTTGTTTACGGTATGCCACAAGCCGTCGCTAGCGCCGGTTTAGCCTCTAATCAACTGCCACTAGAGCGTTTTTCAGATGCGATAGTCGCGGAAATAGGGAATGGATAA